A window of Bactrocera dorsalis isolate Fly_Bdor chromosome 4, ASM2337382v1, whole genome shotgun sequence genomic DNA:
tacaaatgattcttttttcttttaaatccgTGCTGACCAGTAAGAATTTTTTTGACCACCGTTCCCACCCGGATGTTTTATCCGGACAAGGACAGTCAACTCGGCAGACTTCTGCCGCTACCGAATTCTGGCCCTAAAAACTtacactaaaattaaaatttctgttaTTCTCTCACCTGCTCACTGGACGACTATAGGTAGACAATGCAGGACTGGCTggattgttgctattgttgctttCATTGTCCTCACTCTCCTTATTTGTATTGCTGCTATTGTAGAGATCGCAGTTGTCCAAATAATCGTTGCGTAAATAGGTGTCGAGTTCGTTTTCGTTCTCATCATTGTCGGCATAGTCTTGTTCATTGTCTTGATCTTGCTGCGATTCAACCATACAAAGCCACTGTGAATTGTGATTGCGGAACTTTTCaagctataaaatatatagatgattaacaaaaaaattagaattaataaaaaattataattaataaaaaattataattaataaaaatcaaataaatttatataatcaaACCAGAATTTGGCtttaacttaaaaaagttatataacaTTTGGATAAGGTTTCCGTTCAGCACTTCAAATGTATTTCATAGTGCAACCCACTCACCTTGATCCGTTTGGCCCACTCAGTGTCACTGATAGCAATGATGTCGAGGCAATAATCGCAGACCTTACGTATCTCGGCATTCTTGTCATGCATCAAATCGATCAGATACGCCGGTGATTCAGTCTCTTTGATCATATATTCGCGTGTGCTTTCGTGTCGTAAAATCTGTTGGAATACGAAAATGATCTGTAAGACAATTTCGTCGTCTTCTTGTTTGGCCTTCAGCAGCTCGATCAACGAGAGCACAACCTTAGCGCGACAGAACAGCAACGCACAAAGTTCGTCATGTGCACAGGTACCCAAATAAACAATCGTATCGAGTACCATATCGTCCAATTTGGCACCGGGCACAAGCACATCCCTTATCCAGGGTATTAGTTGGAAGTTCTGCAATATTTGTGAGTAATCCAAATCGGCTAATGAGAGATTACCGAGTATACCAAGACATTCCACCACAAACGATTCATCTTCGCAAATTGTGAGTATACGCGCCAGATCGCCGACATAGTCAATAAATTTTGGTTGCAACATTTCGTGTTGCGAGAGGTTACGCAGCAGTTTCATTAGTAGTGAGTCCTGATATTTGAAAGCGCGATCCATTAGATCATTCAGCCGATTGCCTTCGACCATGATTTGTGCATTACGTTTGTTCAGCGATAGATTGATGCAGAGTGCGATGAGATCGAGATCAACCTTGCTATTCAGATTGAGTATTATGGCATCGGTGGCCATTTGAACACACTCAGTGTGTGTGAATAAGCCTTTAACCTGGAGCGataatatgttaatatatattaatttatatttgaaagaaaatacaaGCTCTTGTACTCACCCAATCATCTAAACTCATGTGATAGAGTATCTTCATTGCGATGCCGTGATGTTTCTCATCATTGATGAACATCACTAGCTTTGGCAGGTAACCAGCACCGACCATTTTGCGTCGCAACACACCATCAAATGATAAATTAAACACCAGTTTCAGTGTCACTTGCGCCAAATCGGTGTGGCCACTTTGGAATAGACGTGGCAATTTGGCAATGACATTGAACTCGCCCATATCATCTTTATTGTCACGTACGATAGATAACTTTTTCAGAAATGTTGTCACCAACATTAAGAGATCGATATTTTGTCGATCCAATGTTTTGACGAGCATCTTCACGATGTGCTTGCGTCGCATCTTTTCCTCCAATTTAATATTCTCGGCCATGTTAAGTAGCAGGTAGAAAGCAACACGTAACAGTTGCTCTTGTTTCTTAGCAAATACTTTTAACTGCTTATTCAGCCGATCGATCTCTTCTTTCTTCACCTTGGGATCGTTGCGATCGAGCGCCTCATTGCTGGTCGCTTTCATGTCACCGTTCGATGAAATGCCCGAGTCAGGTGTGGCAGCACCGGTGGAAAGAGCCTCATGGTAACTACTGTTGAGTATTTGACTTTTCATCATTGAGGAAGTCATTGAACCGTGGAAACTAGACCAATTTCCAGATTTGGGACGTTGTTTGAGTTCGGGTATGCGGCGGCGTGGTGGTTCCATCTGCGTGCAAAGTTACATGTTATTGGTGTGATTTTAGTTATATTTCTGAACGGTACCGACGTTTCAACTTACTTCCTTTGGTTTTTCCTCATTCATTATATCGAGGAAATCATCAGTGCTGCGGTTCAGTTTCTCTTTGCTGGATTTAGCCGAAAGTGGTGCAGAGGTAACAGGATTCTTTCTCACATCCAACTCATTCCGCATTGTTTCATAACGTCGCAGCTCATAGTCTATGACGTCCATGCAGAGCGAACCAATCTGAGATAAAAAATGATACCGATGAGAATGGTATATttgtgtttcaaaatttttaagtatcAGCTATAATTCATTTTGAAAGAAAGAAGTTTCTCAAgtgttcgaaaatttattttactcacCTTATATTGCACAATAACGGGATGAAATTTCGTATAGGtcgaaaaacagaaaaatatatatattatatttgtggaTAGATCTAAACTCTTGCGCCAATCCTCTCGCAATACGCGCGACAAAGCGCTCAGGCAAGCCTCTAAAGTATCAGAAAAacagttcaataaattttcatagtAAAATCTATGAAGCTTTTACACAAACCATTTTTCTCCAGCTCTTCCAGATTGTCTGGGTTGCGTGCCACTTGCAGGATCATTGCTGAACCACGTATTCGTTCACTCAAGTCCTCATACAACAACTCCACATATTCATCAATATTATTGATGGAGACATCTGCATTGCTAGCTGGTGTTTTAGCGGGTGACAGAACAGCAGAAGCTGGATTCGCCTTGCTGGCCGGTGTACGCTTTCCCGACACAGCCGACCGATGCTGACTGTTATTGTCAGCGATGTCTAAAGGTTTAATATTTGTACATTGAAGttaagttatatatatacatatgtatttactcacCTGCACCAGCATTGTCTTTTCGATTCTTCAGATAGAATATTATCTGCTCCACATCCGCCAATTGGGATTTGTGTATGAGATCACATTTGTCCACGACTTCACGCGCCAGTGCGGCTGGATCTGTCTTCGCGTTCAACGAACGTAAGCGTATAATTTTCTGACAATTCTGTAAATATGGAAATTTTGGCATATTTCGTTCAATAATTCCAATACTAAGCAATTACTACATGTATGTctactaaaatattattaatttacgaCTGAAAGGCTAAAATAGTTTTGGTTCGTTGGCACCACAAAACCACCTCAAAGTGACCGTGGTCATTATGGTGAAGGTCAAGTTTATGTGTAATTAATGGAGCgaaaatatatcaataatatttgtatttgcatatgtactTGTGTATGTGCACATTATTGGTAGTTGCTTGCAATTTAATGGGCAATTAGGCTTAAGTATGTGTACTCGTGCTGGAACTAGTTGCCGTTTGACCCAAAGGAATGCGTTCGTATTTTATGCAAACTGCTACTAGAACTTTAATactttaatttaagaaaatattgactATTAATATCGATTTTTAGAATTTGGATTTCTGCATATATTCTTCGATTTTTCTGTAATCCTTGAAATTTCCAAATAGTTTTCTTATGTGGCAGACTAGTCAGGATTTAGTGTGATAAAAGTCGAAGTAAATGTTGCCACAAAGgcatattttcacatttataaatacttagTATAAGAAGGGCTACATCagctacatatcgtcacctaaaatgtaaaataacctAACATCACTAATTCATAAGTTGACAGTAGAAGGAAAAACGGTTTAAGAGAaatcactcatattgaaacaaaatttgagttttggttataaaatagttatatattggttattatatctgtcaacgattttaaatattttttaatgttagtttgttttgcattttaggtgacgatattaatattttaataatagtaCTCTCCATTGAACActattaatgaaaatatcgaTTCTAAAGATTCTTTCATTGCTCacctaattttaaaattattttaattctatGTGAAAACTGATGAAATCGGTCTTTAGTGTTAGAAAATTGAATAGTCAAtgttatttgtaatattcattTTAGCTAATGGGTTTTCTACTTTGTAGGTGGCACAACCACCTACAGTCTAAAcctatacgtatgtataatcACCCCTTCAAAGTTCTATAGTTTATTGTGATGACATATGCAAAGTGCACACACATAccaactaaaatatatttattcgaTTTGGGGCAATCAATCGGTTAAAAGAAACCAGCTCAAGTACAAGAGAGAATTACATACGCCACCATGTTTACTTTCTTCGCATTTTTGTTGTCGACTTTGTACTGgaatgtattttttcttataacaaGCTAAGCATGAACATACCATAGTACTGAGTTtcaattgttaaataaattaccATAAAGGAATTTTTGTTGTGAAATAGGAATTCTAACGTGACGCGTAATAAATGgcattgaaatattttggcCTTTTCTTTTTGTGAATAGTTATTCTATGATTGATTTTTGTATTTGATACGTTAATGTGTTCACGTGTCAAggttaaaattttgtgaaagttGTCCTTGCTGTTCATGACTGTCTCTTCTTTGCGAGATCAAGGCCGAAACACCTTGGTTCGCAGAGATTTAGCCCTCCAGATACTATTTATAAAGAATTAAAACCTATAACTTTTCTGAGGATCCTACAATTTTAAAGATACCTGCAAATAACTTTTGATTAAATGATCTCCTTGCGGCCAGTTGGGATTGCCTGAATTAGCGATTTAATGGAGTGCTTCAATTCAGTCAGATTTCTGGGTTTTGTTTTGAATATCTGTAGCTTCACATAACCCTATTAAAAAAGTTTGGTGCAGTTAGGTCAGTTGACCTTTGGTGCCAGCGGAAAGTGAAGTTCCttgatattaatttgttttaaactcTCGTTGGAGTTCCACTAATAACTGCTCTGGCTATATGTGGGCAGTTGCTCCTTCTTGCAGGAACCAAACAATATTGGAAGGGCAGTTCTCGTTCAAACTCattcaaaatcttgaaataACGGTACTGATGTACGATAGACAGCTGCAgtcaaaccatttttttttcaaagaagtaTGGCCCGACAACACACCTTAATGAATCTGTACACCACACGGTGACTCATTCTGGGTGAAGTTCCGTATCGTGAATTTTTTCTGGATTTGAATCACTCTATATACGCCAATTTGGTTGTTTACATTTCCGTTTAGATCAAATGGACCTTATCAGACAAAACAGGCAATTTAATATGTTATTATCTTCTTCGgccatttcaataatttttaggaaaattGAGAGTCGAAACTCTTGTATATCCCTCAATTGACGATGCAACAGCCGCGATTAATTCTTGAGCATGCATCTGGGAATCGAAAAATTTTTACCTCCCAAGTGCTGGCAAAGAgttaaaaattcttcaaaatgaTAGCGATAATATTTTCTGCAATATCTGAAGTCAATATCCAAATCACATTGAAATATGTTTTAGGAAATTAATCCCGGAATCTCAAACTTTTAAGTCTGAAAAAGCCcgtatttttgacaaaaatactTTAATGCTCGAATTAAGTacacaaataactgaaaaaagttaTGATTACATCCTCTATATGTAGACTGTATACTGTTTCATAACCATAACATATCTTGAACTTGATCTATGAATTAAATCTGTAAGTTTAAATACTCGTGAAATATTGGTAAAGAGCAAGGCACACTTCATATTCACTAATAATTATCAGTTCATTGCAAGAGTGGCTCGTGGAGTGCAACGAAGTAATCATTTTCAGCAGTAATGCCAAATGCCTTTCATTGTCGGCAGTCTGCTTCCGAAACATTATGCTTGATAATCGGCATGACAATACTGCAGTTGAACTTAAAACTGCCATGCAAAGAAGTCAATGGCACCTAAAAACCCGTCGCAAtggcaaaaactttttttgtagcCACATTTGCATAATATGCAATAAAGTCGCAGCAATAAACAAACACAgcaacatgcacacatacacataaacataaatGCACTTAAGTTTAAATGAATAGGCAAGTGAATGGCAGTTTATACGCagagataaaataatattctaGCACCGGGGTTTTAGCTATTTTGTGGCATAACGACAGTCGCGTGCACTGACTCGGCGAACTTGTAATTACATTGCCAGATGGATTAGTTGTGATTgtatatatgattttatttttgttggtgaATTTTGTCATTTAAACTTTACTGCAATTCGCCATGGCAAAAAATGGGCgttgaaaatgtaaataaatacgtaAATACGTATTCACATTTGCTCTATGAAGTAGAGCTTGAGCCATTAGCAAAGAAATTATGATGAAATTTCATGTTGTTTtcactaatttattttatgctgaTAAGATAATATAGATAATGGGTAAGTAAGGGTAAAAGTTAGTTAATGCcggaaaataaaagtaaaaaataagatGAACCAAATATTAAGGACTCTTAGAAATTATATAAACTTTAGTGACAGATCAAGATCAAATTACATTACATGGATAGCTCTATATGAAATCTGCGTATAAACCAAAGCGATATATTTCTTCCTTGAACTGCACAACCAACGCCTCATGCTAGTCGTCCATTCCCCTCTGTTAACGGCGAAAGCCTCAAAAAAGTGCTTGAGAATCATTgtgttggcatcagagagataACATCTCAACTTATCTTAAAGTTCGATTCAAGACACACCAAAAAATCTGAATCATTTGCAAAAGCGACGTCGAGTAGAGGTTGCAAAGAGGCGGTTCACAATGTAAATGAGAGCCTTACATTTATCAAATGCATCTTTACTGGTGGCGAGATGTGGTTTTATGAATATAGCGTTAAAATTGTGCATCTCTCTAGCGAATGGCGcttcaaaaatcagccgaaagcgaaaaacttcaaaattcaTTGAAGCTACTGAAGGCCATCTCAGCCGAGGCTTGAAACAATTATATGGAAAAGTGTATTAACCTCTGACCTGCTTCTATTGGCTCAGGTGCCTAGTTTAAAGGCCGTTATGatgatttgtattaaaatacgagaaaataagctttttattttttttttgtcaatccgggtcatttttgatcagatggtatattAACTGATTGTGTTCAAATAAGAATAAAACACCCTATTAAAGGAGATTTGAATGTTAATAATCActttttgcttgaaatttgtTAGAAATAGTGTTTATTAGAGCGGATTGATTTACAGGGAACCAAAAAAAACGTCAGCAGCATGCTACAATGATAAAAATCGACCCGATCGGGTGTTTATATGTGTTATTGTAAAAGttcaaaatcttttttaatgtcTAAGTATCCATTGTAAAGTAAAATCTGGAGAGGTTTTGGAAGGTAGACATTAAAGTTGTCCAATTTTACTCATTTTAGGATAAAAGAGTgttaaagaatttaattttagtatataGATATTAATGATAAATTCGACCCTAATTATTTTTAcaccaattttaatttatttttgcaatttcaacaaaatttatttattaataaaaattaaagaaaaatatttatttttaaataaatttgtttttttttgttctaaggACAACCCTACAATTTACCTTTTCTACAGTGTAACACATTAAGTACAGTAAGTACATTTGTACAGAGACAAATAATGTTGCACACATAACCTTATAATAGTGAATATTTAACATGAACTCGGTGTATGCGTAGGTACATATTTAACATACGTTTCTGGTTACATGAAAGcacttacttacttacatataaacaaattcaatttaatgcatttttatgcGTCAATGAATCAACACAAATCAAGTGATAAGTACACAGATTTGTTAATATGcttgtacgtgtgtatgtgtgcttgcgCATTTAGCATAATGGTTGGACAATTGAAGTGCACTTTGCGCGCATTACCCGTAATTCCCGACAATGAAGAGCAGCGGCACCAGCAACTTTTGAAAATCAATGCGCAGACGCATAGGCCCGTTAAACgagtattttcaatttcatacgtacacacgtatgtacatacagaagTGAATGTGCACGCATAAGTCAATTGTAATTTACAATTTCCGTCAAATGTTGGAGCCACCAAAAAGGGGTGTCCAACTGTCATTTCAATTTACAGAAGCACCATTGCTTTTTGATGGGTCAACGCATATAAGGtgaaaataaacatacatatatacttgtacatatacatatgtatttttatataaatgagcGTCTGCCtacataatttgtttatttgcataAGAAAAGTATTGTTtggacatatatacatacatataaccagGCTCAGAAAAAGTGCTCAACTTTTGGTGTGTTGGCTCGTctcttttcttttatatactaATTTGCACATgtccatacatatatgcatatgtatgtttttatgaatATATCCACAATACTAAGcgctttttttttgtcattgatatttatctacaaaaattcttaataaattttctacGTGATTTTTCAGATTCcctttcaacaaaaatattaagtttatatttttttgttaaatgaatattaaatttaaataattttttaatagttaaatTAACGAAAAGCCGAACCTGCATTCCTAACCTTAGTAGAGGTCGTTATTCTATGTGATTGCAATGACTCACGTACGAAGCTTAGATAAAGCCATGAGTAGAGATCGACACAAGCAAACTTAAGTATTTCCTTAAAGCACAGCAAAATGAATAGTAAACACAaaaacttgtatgtatgtacatatatatacacattttaagATACATATTGATAATTATAGCTATTTGGTTGCAACAGTTTCTCAGTCCATACACAAGCTATATTTCATATGACTCTCAAATCGCTTTGGTTGATTTTCaagcaataattaatttcaaagtttataaaaaaaatgtgtcgtaaggttaaattaaactttataaaaaaagttcttaAATGTTTAGTTTAAATTTACCGATATACAGTCATTATAAATTAGCTATTATATGTCATATGGCATGGCAGCTTTTTTACTTTGTGTTataaacttcatggcaaacttaatatacccggttcagggtataaaaatattaataattacaattaaacTTGCTTTTTTGAGttcttttacaaataatttagcTTTTTTAAGAGACACTACTAGTTTGCCAGCTAAAAAAGCGATTTTtgggaatttaaaatttaaattttttttaaattttaaaataatttttatatgtatatattttaataattaacacatattatttttgatgcaaaaaattttttcgaattacGCGTGATCTCTGATAATTTCTTAGTGGTTGAATCATTTGGCTCCGAGTAATCATTGCAGCAACtttgaaaaatgctgtttcCAGAAAAATTCGTTTGAAAATAAACTGAGTGAGCTGACTGAACTGAGCGATTACTAATTAAATGGCTTTAACATAAAACGTACTTCATTTATTGAAGGtgacgggtttttcaatagagaCGCAACAAAAGTAAACCGATAGGGACCGctaacgacgccatattttttcccgctcttttgacatttctcttcagtataTTTTCTCTTCAATATATCGTacacgatccaacaacgagtagaaaatattaaaatttactacctaTATTCGCTAGTGCATCAATTGAGGAATACCCAAATCAGTCTTTCACACGACGTTCTCAAGGTGTCTCTGTgatgtcgttgtggcgaattttgcgaaaagatcttggcctacatttttacaaattgacgcaagaactgaagccgcttgaattgggctgagcaaaaTCTCGAAAACGATCCggattttcaacgaaaaatcATAATcagtgatgaggctcatttctggctgaatggcttcgtcaataagcaaaatatgcgttattggtcaggcagcaatccacacgtattGCATCCATCCCTATTGCAGTTCGGTGCGATTCATGGCCCGGCGGTATCATAGGGCCTTACTTCTTTCGTGATGTTCAAGACCggtacgttactgtgaatggaaaccgctaccgctcaatgataactgaAAAATTTTCGGCCCGAATCGGATGAtgtggacttggacaatatgtggttccacaAGCCATACAGCGAATATCACatttgatttattgaaaaccaagtttggtgaacgtttTATCTCACGAAATACACCGGTCAATTGGCCGTCTTAGTCGTACGATTCgacgccgttagactttttcctgtggggctacgttaagtctatggtctataccaacaagccagcgacggttgatgaacttcataagaatatcgaacgtgaaattgtagCAGTATCTgtcgatttatgcttgaaaaccgtcgaaaattgggttcaggaataaaaaaaatttattgatatcccaaaccgtttttgtttaattacaaaaaaaaaaattttgtagcggtcttattgaaaaccccgttataaTATATCGAAACATGActtatggtaaaaaaaaaatattgaaattgtacttgttttaaatttcacaatagGGAACCCccgtaaatgtatatatttatatatataataatttcattgtaatatacatatttgtgaatatttatagtatttctttctcatatatgtatatatttatatattaaattatgtaaGTGCACACATAATCAATAGCAGCATCCACATGTCATTTTAGCGTCATCACcatgtcaaaaatcaaaataaaattttttgggcAATTTTCCAACACAATCTATTTTTTTCGTACGCTACAGAAGACTTGCTGTCTTATCcatgccaacacacacacatttcttTGGGGTAGCATGcagctacatatgtaaatacatatttattaccgCAATATGTTTCTtacgcatttttattatttgagaaAATCATGTTCGTGCAACGCACGCCGGACCTTGAATAAGGTCAAGCTCAATACTATGTTCGCTCATACATTTGGCATTTTAGTGCTTTCACAGAAATCTATTACATAAATTACAATTGCTTTTGTAAAAGCGGAGGAAATCCCCTGTCATTTGAGCGCGCTTCCTTTGCGAGCCCACTAAATGGCAAAAATGTGCAGAGGAAATTCCGCAGATGGGCAAAATGCCCCTTCTATGtgtgctatatgtatgtatatatgtatgtaatttttgctATAGCTCAAGTGCAACGGAAATTTGCCAAACGCATCGACATTGACCCACATTCGTTTTTATTGGCTCCAGCACATCTCATAAAGGAGGCTGAGCTAACTTGCGCACAGGTAGGCATTTTAGGTATTTCAAAAAGGCGGTAAACTACT
This region includes:
- the LOC105225902 gene encoding kinesin-associated protein 3 isoform X1, producing MPFVLLLFQIVAGLTLILFVIHYIYYIINAIAGDLQLQQQLQQQQQQILQLQQNVYLQQLQQPIVKNYRQQRIPVASSATYRKSHCFTATATATTTTGEKMQTSDDAKFIKKRWKGGTIEPHPTDKALIVNYQLEATVFGEQSSNPMIEEKKNCQKIIRLRSLNAKTDPAALAREVVDKCDLIHKSQLADVEQIIFYLKNRKDNAGADIADNNSQHRSAVSGKRTPASKANPASAVLSPAKTPASNADVSINNIDEYVELLYEDLSERIRGSAMILQVARNPDNLEELEKNEACLSALSRVLREDWRKSLDLSTNIIYIFFCFSTYTKFHPVIVQYKIGSLCMDVIDYELRRYETMRNELDVRKNPVTSAPLSAKSSKEKLNRSTDDFLDIMNEEKPKEMEPPRRRIPELKQRPKSGNWSSFHGSMTSSMMKSQILNSSYHEALSTGAATPDSGISSNGDMKATSNEALDRNDPKVKKEEIDRLNKQLKVFAKKQEQLLRVAFYLLLNMAENIKLEEKMRRKHIVKMLVKTLDRQNIDLLMLVTTFLKKLSIVRDNKDDMGEFNVIAKLPRLFQSGHTDLAQVTLKLVFNLSFDGVLRRKMVGAGYLPKLVMFINDEKHHGIAMKILYHMSLDDWVKGLFTHTECVQMATDAIILNLNSKVDLDLIALCINLSLNKRNAQIMVEGNRLNDLMDRAFKYQDSLLMKLLRNLSQHEMLQPKFIDYVGDLARILTICEDESFVVECLGILGNLSLADLDYSQILQNFQLIPWIRDVLVPGAKLDDMVLDTIVYLGTCAHDELCALLFCRAKVVLSLIELLKAKQEDDEIVLQIIFVFQQILRHESTREYMIKETESPAYLIDLMHDKNAEIRKVCDYCLDIIAISDTEWAKRIKLEKFRNHNSQWLCMVESQQDQDNEQDYADNDENENELDTYLRNDYLDNCDLYNSSNTNKESEDNESNNSNNPASPALSTYSRPVSSYRRSEDLDDLFNMTSSSKSQGSSQGDSNYMFKSNKSLDVEGLHEELLMA
- the LOC105225902 gene encoding kinesin-associated protein 3 isoform X2, with the protein product MPFVLLLFQIVAGLTLILFVIHYIYYIINAIAGDLQLQQQLQQQQQQILQLQQNVYLQQLQQPIVKNYRQQRIPVASSATYRKSHCFTATATATTTTGEKMQTSDDAKFIKKRWKGGTIEPHPTDKALIVNYQLEATVFGEQSSNPMIEEKKNCQKIIRLRSLNAKTDPAALAREVVDKCDLIHKSQLADVEQIIFYLKNRKDNAGADIADNNSQHRSAVSGKRTPASKANPASAVLSPAKTPASNADVSINNIDEYVELLYEDLSERIRGSAMILQVARNPDNLEELEKNEACLSALSRVLREDWRKSLDLSTNIIYIFFCFSTYTKFHPVIVQYKIGSLCMDVIDYELRRYETMRNELDVRKNPVTSAPLSAKSSKEKLNRSTDDFLDIMNEEKPKEMEPPRRRIPELKQRPKSGNWSSFHGSMTSSMMKSQILNSSYHEALSTGAATPDSGISSNGDMKATSNEALDRNDPKVKKEEIDRLNKQLKVFAKKQEQLLRVAFYLLLNMAENIKLEEKMRRKHIVKMLVKTLDRQNIDLLMLVTTFLKKLSIVRDNKDDMGEFNVIAKLPRLFQSGHTDLAQVTLKLVFNLSFDGVLRRKMVGAGYLPKLVMFINDEKHHGIAMKILYHMSLDDWVKGLFTHTECVQMATDAIILNLNSKVDLDLIALCINLSLNKRNAQIMVEGNRLNDLMDRAFKYQDSLLMKLLRNLSQHEMLQPKFIDYVGDLARILTICEDESFVVECLGILGNLSLADLDYSQILQNFQLIPWIRDVLVPGAKLDDMVLDTIVYLGTCAHDELCALLFCRAKVVLSLIELLKAKQEDDEIVLQIIFVFQQILRHESTREYMIKETESPAYLIDLMHDKNAEIRKVCDYCLDIIAISDTEWAKRIKLEKFRNHNSQWLCMVESQQDQDNEQDYADNDENENELDTYLRNDYLDNCDLYNSSNTNKESEDNESNNSNNPASPALSTYSRPVSRWTHTKSHTARHKQWPSMYFRLNKKFLKHKLEKITH
- the LOC105225902 gene encoding kinesin-associated protein 3 isoform X4, with protein sequence MTAAMISLPNCQKIIRLRSLNAKTDPAALAREVVDKCDLIHKSQLADVEQIIFYLKNRKDNAGADIADNNSQHRSAVSGKRTPASKANPASAVLSPAKTPASNADVSINNIDEYVELLYEDLSERIRGSAMILQVARNPDNLEELEKNEACLSALSRVLREDWRKSLDLSTNIIYIFFCFSTYTKFHPVIVQYKIGSLCMDVIDYELRRYETMRNELDVRKNPVTSAPLSAKSSKEKLNRSTDDFLDIMNEEKPKEMEPPRRRIPELKQRPKSGNWSSFHGSMTSSMMKSQILNSSYHEALSTGAATPDSGISSNGDMKATSNEALDRNDPKVKKEEIDRLNKQLKVFAKKQEQLLRVAFYLLLNMAENIKLEEKMRRKHIVKMLVKTLDRQNIDLLMLVTTFLKKLSIVRDNKDDMGEFNVIAKLPRLFQSGHTDLAQVTLKLVFNLSFDGVLRRKMVGAGYLPKLVMFINDEKHHGIAMKILYHMSLDDWVKGLFTHTECVQMATDAIILNLNSKVDLDLIALCINLSLNKRNAQIMVEGNRLNDLMDRAFKYQDSLLMKLLRNLSQHEMLQPKFIDYVGDLARILTICEDESFVVECLGILGNLSLADLDYSQILQNFQLIPWIRDVLVPGAKLDDMVLDTIVYLGTCAHDELCALLFCRAKVVLSLIELLKAKQEDDEIVLQIIFVFQQILRHESTREYMIKETESPAYLIDLMHDKNAEIRKVCDYCLDIIAISDTEWAKRIKLEKFRNHNSQWLCMVESQQDQDNEQDYADNDENENELDTYLRNDYLDNCDLYNSSNTNKESEDNESNNSNNPASPALSTYSRPVSSYRRSEDLDDLFNMTSSSKSQGSSQGDSNYMFKSNKSLDVEGLHEELLMA
- the LOC105225902 gene encoding kinesin-associated protein 3 isoform X3, yielding MFNRTLPRNTKTSNCQKIIRLRSLNAKTDPAALAREVVDKCDLIHKSQLADVEQIIFYLKNRKDNAGADIADNNSQHRSAVSGKRTPASKANPASAVLSPAKTPASNADVSINNIDEYVELLYEDLSERIRGSAMILQVARNPDNLEELEKNEACLSALSRVLREDWRKSLDLSTNIIYIFFCFSTYTKFHPVIVQYKIGSLCMDVIDYELRRYETMRNELDVRKNPVTSAPLSAKSSKEKLNRSTDDFLDIMNEEKPKEMEPPRRRIPELKQRPKSGNWSSFHGSMTSSMMKSQILNSSYHEALSTGAATPDSGISSNGDMKATSNEALDRNDPKVKKEEIDRLNKQLKVFAKKQEQLLRVAFYLLLNMAENIKLEEKMRRKHIVKMLVKTLDRQNIDLLMLVTTFLKKLSIVRDNKDDMGEFNVIAKLPRLFQSGHTDLAQVTLKLVFNLSFDGVLRRKMVGAGYLPKLVMFINDEKHHGIAMKILYHMSLDDWVKGLFTHTECVQMATDAIILNLNSKVDLDLIALCINLSLNKRNAQIMVEGNRLNDLMDRAFKYQDSLLMKLLRNLSQHEMLQPKFIDYVGDLARILTICEDESFVVECLGILGNLSLADLDYSQILQNFQLIPWIRDVLVPGAKLDDMVLDTIVYLGTCAHDELCALLFCRAKVVLSLIELLKAKQEDDEIVLQIIFVFQQILRHESTREYMIKETESPAYLIDLMHDKNAEIRKVCDYCLDIIAISDTEWAKRIKLEKFRNHNSQWLCMVESQQDQDNEQDYADNDENENELDTYLRNDYLDNCDLYNSSNTNKESEDNESNNSNNPASPALSTYSRPVSSYRRSEDLDDLFNMTSSSKSQGSSQGDSNYMFKSNKSLDVEGLHEELLMA